CGAGGGTGCGCTCGTTGCGGCGGGCAGCGACGACGAGCAGCGCGATCGTCAAGCCGACCAGGAGCCAGACGGAGACTCCGTGCACGTGCGATACGACCTGCGGGTCGAGGCCGGTGCGCTTGGACTCCTGGTCGCCGGAGTGGGGGCCGGAGCCGGTCACCACGGTGCCGAGCCAGAGTGCCAGTGCCCCGGCAGCGACGGTTGCCCACGCCAGACGCACCGACAGACGACCAGCGGCCGGACGAACCGGGCCGCCGAGCGCGTCGATCAGCCAGACGCAGAGCCCGACCATGACCATCGAGACCAGCAGGTGCCCTGCGACGATCCACGGGTTGAGGTCGGTCAGGACGGTGATCCCGCCGAGGATCGCCTGGGCGGGGATCCCGAGGGCGATGGCGGTCGAGAGCCAGTACGCCGTCCGTGCCCGCCGGTCGCGACGGCCGCGAGCGTCACGGGTGCTGCGGAGCAGGTGGACCAGGGCGAGGGCCCAGCAGGTCACCGCGACGGCGACCAGCACGAAGGTGAGCATGCGGTTGCCGAACTCGATCGCGCCGTGGATGCCGAGCGCGGAGTGCGGGACGTAGGA
This genomic interval from Nocardioides cavernaquae contains the following:
- a CDS encoding COX15/CtaA family protein, with the translated sequence MYAGTSALAQRALWWSAIANLVVNIGIVVTGGAVRLTGSGLGCPTWPRCTEESYVPHSALGIHGAIEFGNRMLTFVLVAVAVTCWALALVHLLRSTRDARGRRDRRARTAYWLSTAIALGIPAQAILGGITVLTDLNPWIVAGHLLVSMVMVGLCVWLIDALGGPVRPAAGRLSVRLAWATVAAGALALWLGTVVTGSGPHSGDQESKRTGLDPQVVSHVHGVSVWLLVGLTIALLVVAARRNERTLAFFASVLLIVELAQGLIGYVQYFTDLPEILVAIHMLGAALVAAGLARVVLTTRARA